AAGTTTCTAACTTGTCCATCTCGCAAGTTGGAAACTTGCGCCACGTGTAGGACAAGTTTCTAACTTGTCCATCTCGCAAGTTGGAAACTTGCGCCACGTGTAGGACAAGTTTCTAACTTGTCCATCTCGCAAGTTGGAAACTTGCGTCACTTGTAGGACAAGATTCTAACTTGTCCATCTCGCAAGTCGGAAACTTGCGCCACGTGTGGAACAAGTTTCTAACTTGTCCATCTCGCAAGTCGGAAACTTGCGCCACGTGTGGGACAAGTTTCTAACTTGTCCATCTCGCAAGTCGGAAACTTGCGCCACGTGTAGGACAAGTTTCTAACTTGTCCATCTCGCAAGTCGGAAACTTGCGCCACGTGTAGGACAAGTTTCTAACTTGTCCATCTCGCAAGTTGGAAACTTGCGCTACACTTTGATTTCAAAAGAAAAATGCCGCCACATATCGTAGCGGCATTGTCGTTCTCGCCGTTTATTTGTTCAAACCGTACATGCCACAGTCTACCCACCAGATCGTATTGCCATAGGCATCTACTTCCCAGAATCCGCGACACTGCCGGTCGTCGGCTTGTTGATCGTGGCTCAGTTTGATTTCGACCGGGTTCGGATTGTAATTGGTGACCAGAAAGTACCAGCGTCCTTGCGCGTGCGAACCTTTCCAGGTGTATTTCGGATTTTTGCCATCGGCTGGCGCAAGCGTACCGCGTCCTTTTGGCGGCGAGGAATTGTTGAGTCCGTTCTCTTGTTCCTGCGAAAACGCCGCAAAGTTCACGCCGTTGCTCAACTTGGTTTCGAGTATGACCGTCTGATAAAAACTTTGGCCGTTGTCGTTCATAAACCACAAGTACGAATTCGCGCCAACGGTGTACCACTTGTTTGCGTCAAGCGCCAGCGCATCCCCCGGAGCCAAGCCGCGATTGGGATTGCTTGGAGTTGGCTTGGGCGTCGGCGTCGGCGCAACACGCGCGACGACGCGCGGCTTGGGGCGCGGCATATCGCAACGCGGGTCGGTATCACTGCGCGGCTCGCACGCGAACGCCGGCACCGCCGCGACCAGGTTCAGCGCGAGCGCAAATAATATCGCCGTGAGAAAGATGAATTTCGTCAAGTTTTTTCTCTCCCGATCAAACTGCGCCGATTATAGCATACGCGTGTACAGTTGCAAATTTCTCGCCTCTCCCAACTTGGGTAGGACAGCAATTGATCAACCGCAGATTACGCGGAGTACACTGCAATACCTTCGCCAAATCATTTTCGCCCGTTTTTTTATCCGCGAATAACGCGAATCTCCGCTAATTTTTAAATTCATTTGCGTTACACTTGCCCTGGCGGGAACGCAAGTGCCAGGGTTCGCGTTCTTCGCGGATGAATTTGTGATTTTGGCGACGGTGTTGACACTGATAAACCTAATGTGCAACTTTTGGTTTTTCTCCCGATTAGAAATATGGCAGTATCTGGAGCGATCACGCACGAACGCCAAACACACGCAGCGCGACAATGCGGCGCGTGATGGTGTCTTTCTCGCGGCGCTGAACTCCACTGCATTGCGCTCGGCTCTAGCGTTTGCGGAAACCCCATCCCAGAAATGCGCGGGGCTTACATGCCAAGCGGGAAAACCAATCTGGTATTGACATTGCATTGGCAAATAGTTATACTATGTGTGGAAAGGATGGTATAACTAAATGCAAAACGTGAAAACCGCAATCTCGCTTCAAAAAACGCTATTTGAACAGGCGGAAAATCTCGCGCGCCGGATGAAGGTCTCGCGCAGTCGCTTGTTCGTGCTTGCGCTGGAAGATTTCATCCAACGTCAACAGAGCCGAGACCTGTTGACAAGAATCAACGCGGCGTACGCGGATGAACCAGACCCAGCAGAAAAAGTTCTTCAACGCAAGGTGAGAGGTCATCATCGTCGAATCGTGGAGGGCACGTGGTAATCAATCAGGGTGATATCTATTGGATTGACTTTGAGGAATCGTCGGGGTCTGGACCTGGGTACAGGCATCCCCACGTTGTCGTGCAGAATAACTTGTTCAACCGCAGTCAGATAAGAACGGTTGTCGTCTGTGCGCTGACCTCTAATCCAAAACGTGCGGACGCCCCTGGAAACGTATTGCTCAACAAGAAGGAAACAAATCTACCCAAAGATAGCGTGGTTAACGTGTCACAAATTTTCACGGTTGACAAGTCGCAGTTGGATGAATACGTCGGCACGCTCGCGGTCAAGCGTGTGCGAGAGATTCTGAATGGAATCAAACTCGTGCTCGACCCGCGCGAATCTGAATGACGAGGATGGGCTTACGCAAACACACGCACCACGACAACGGTGGGGCGGCTTGTGGCTGGAAGATACTTTCGATTCGTCCACCGTTGCGGTGCGCTTTGGCATTTGACCATCAGCCCTCTCGCATTAGATAGAAAACGCTCCTCGCGATGAGGAGCGTTGTTCATTTCACTGACCGACCAATTTCCTGGAGTACCAATTGATGTACTCGCCCATGTGGGGCGACCAGTACGTGATGCCGTCATGCCCGCCCGTCCATTTATCTTGCCAATCGTGCTCGATCCCTTTCTCGACGAGCAGTTGATGAAACGTATTGATGCATCGTTTACCGGGATCGCATTCGCGCCAATTATGATCGTCCGTGCCAACGTCAATACCGATGAGCAATTCGCGCGCCGTAGTCGTGTTTTGCACCAGCCAGTACGGATCGTATTGATTGTAGTATTCCCAGGTTCCGAAAAACGCGTCGGGCAGATCCGTCCAGCCGGTCGGACCGCGAAACGAAGGACTGTGCGCGCCGACGACCTTGAATACTTCAGGGTGTGTCATGCCGAGCGTGAGCGCGCCTTGCCCACCGAGCGAAATGCCGCCAATCGCGCGGCTCTCGCGTTGCGGGAGCGTGCGATAGTTCGCGTCGACGTAGGCGACCACATCCTTCCAAATATAATCACCCCATTTTGCGCCGCCCGCAGTGGGCGCGTGATTGAAAAAGTACGACGGAATGTTTTGCGCCATCAGACCGTTTGGCATCACGACAATCATCGGTTGCGCGATGCCACTGCGAATGGCAGGGTCGAGCGCATCGAGCAAGCCCCACCGTTCCCATTCATTGTACGGTCCGCCATACCCATGCAACAGGTACATCACCGGATAGCGTCGTTGCGAATCATAATAACTGGGCGGCAAATACACACGCAGTTTTTGGTCCATTCCCAGCGAGGCGCTTCGCATCGTCACATCCAAACGCGCGGCGCGACCGGTCGGTGGCGGCGCTTGGGTCGAGGTCGGCGTGATCGTTGGCGTGCGCGTGCGCGTCGGTGTGAGTGTGATTGTCGGCGTCGCGCTGGGTGGCACCGTCGCGGCCGGCGAAGTCGTTCCGGTACGAATCGGCGCTTGCGCGACATTCGCGCGAGATGGTGTAACTCTAGGCGCTGACGTGGGAACCGTCGTGCGCGTTGCGGTTGGCAATACTGTTGGTGTCGGTGTGGGAGTAGGTGGAGGAACAAAAACCGCGCAACCAGTAGTTAGCGCGGACACGAGCAGGGCGACAAGCACCCAGAGAATCGAATAGTCTAGTCTAGTCATTCAAGTTATCGGCAAGTTCGTCTGTGCGCAGAAAATTGACCATCGCGCGCCGCATCTCCGCAGTCATTTCGTGATCGGTGTTGGGGAACACGGCGATGTGCGCGTCCACGCCCACCGCGCACAACGAGTTGTACAAATTCTGCGCGCGTTCGACGCGATTGTTCCCGACGTACGGATCAAACGTACGCGGCACGTCATCTTTGCGATTATCGTTTGCGCCGACGCCCACCCAAAAGGTAATCTTTTTGAACGCATCCCAATTAAGTGGTTTGCCCAGATGTTTTTGCACATCACCCACGCCATACGGCAAGATGAGCAAACGCGTGCCAGTTGGATCCTTGCTATTTTCTTGCGGCAGGGTATACGCGCCGCCCGAAATCGCCGCGACGGTTTCGACGCGTTCGGGATAGAAAAACGCAAAGCGTTGCGCGAGTTGCGCGCCGCGCGAAAATCCCAACAAGAGAACGTGTTGACGCAAACGGATGCCTAGCTCGGCGGGAAGCGTATCGAGCGTATCGCGCAACATCCGCGTGTACAACAAATCGTCTTTCAACAGCTGCTCGGGGTTTGTCCAATCGCCGTATCGAATGGTAGGCGCGATCAACAACCACCCATGACTATCCGCTTCCGCGATCATATTACGCGAAAAAACATCGCCGCGATTGCCCATGCCATGCAGCACGACCAGCGCACGCAAAACTTTGTTGGGTGGAAGTGTGGCGGGGAGACGATAATACAGGTCAGCACGATCAAACGGCTGACGCGGCACGACCGGCATTGGTTGCAACGACCGATCCGGTTTGACGGTGCGTGCTTCATCTTGCCAATGCGAAGTCAAAAAGACGGAAGAAAACGAGGCACTTGCCGACGCTACGAGCGGTTCCGGCTCGCGCGACAACTCAAGCGAAGGAGACGCATTCCAGAGAGTCTCTGAGATAGCGAATCCCGAAACAGCGACAGTCAAGGACGTATGATACGACAATCCTACCGCGACGATGGTCGCCAACAGGATCAAGGCAAAACTGGTTGTACGAAAGAGCGCCTTCATCGGACCTCAATGTCATTACGGAGGCAAGGTGGTACTCTGGTACCATTATAGCATAACTGCACTTGGATTGCAATTGTAGTATGCAATTTCGGACGATTGACCAGACCGTTTTTTTTCGTATAATCTCTGGCAGAGCGCCGCGCTGATCTGTCTTCCATCCAAACTATAAAGTTCGCGGGTTGCAAATTCGGTGAGAGGTCCGTTGACTTTTGGTCTTAATTCTGTCGAAAGGAAATCGCCATGCCAATTGATTTGCTGATCCACTCTGCCGCCCAAGTTCTCACGCTCGCCGGCGATGCGCCCAAACGCGGCGCGACGCAAGGCGATCTCCATATCCTGCGTGACGGCGCGGTGGCGATTAGCGGCGAACACATCGTCGCACTCGGCGAGACGAGCACCATTTCCGCACTGGCAGACGCGAATACACGCGTGATTGATGCGCGTGGCAAGATCGTTTTGCCGGGCTTGGTCGACGCGCACACGCACGTCGTTTTCGCCGGCGACCGCGCGAACGAATTCGAAATGCGTTTGCAGGGCGCGACATTCCTCGACCTGGAAAAAGCCGGCGGCGGAATTATGAACACCGTGCGCGCGACGCGCGGCGCATCACTCGGCGATCTCATCACACAAGCGCGCGCACGGCTCGACACGATGCTCGCGCACGGCACCACGACCGCCGAAGTCAAAACCGGGTATGGTCTCGACCTCGAAACCGAATCGAAAATGCTCACCGCGATCTCCGCGCTCGATAGCGCGCACGCCCTCGACCTCGTGCCGACCTTTCTTGGCGCGCACGTCGTGCCCGAAGAATACAAGGGGCGCGAGGACGAGTACGTCACGCGTGTGATCGAGGAGATGCTTCCCGCCGTCTCCAAATCGAAAATCGAAAATGCTGTCCTGGGCGAAGCGAAGGACCCCAAATCGAAAATATTTTGCGATGTCTTTTGCGACGAGGGCGCGTTCACGCTCGATCAAACGCGGCGCATTCTCACGCGCGCACAGGAACTCGGGTTCGGTTTGCGCGTGCACGCCGACGAATTCGCCAACCTGGGCGCGGCATCGCTCGCGGCGGAACTCGGCGCGGCGAGCGCGGATCACTTGATGGTGACGCGGCGTGAGGATATGCGCGCGATGGCAAAGGCGAATACGGTCGCGGTGCTGCTGCCGGGAACGACCTTCGGTTTGGGGAAAACCAATTTTGCGGATGGGCGCGCATTCATCGAGGAGAATGTGCCGGTCGCGCTGGCGAGCGATATCAATCCCGGCACTTGTTGGTGCGAGTCGCTGCTGTTCGTCATCGCGCTCGCGTGTCGCTACTGCAAACTCACGCCCGATGAAGCGATTGCCGCCGCGACGATCAACGCCGCCGCGTCGCTGGGCATCGCCGACCGCGTTGGCTCATTGGAGAACGGCAAACTCGCCGACGTGATTATCGCGAACGTGCCCGACTATCGCCACCTCGCGTACCGCTTCGGCGCGAATCCGATCGAGACGGTCATCAAGCGCGGGCGCGTGGTATGAAAAGCAACACTCAATCGTTAGCTCCTGAAATCATAATTGAGCGTTTGAGATAACGTGACCTTTTGGCAATCCGACTTTGATTCTAGAGTCCGGCACTTGAATCTTCTTTTTCCTCCTCGATGAGATTACATCACGTCTAACCTTGCTTTTCAATTTGACACCCCATCCCATCCCGCATACAATAGCGCCAGTTATTTTCAGACGCCGCATTCGTCTAGTGGACCAGGACGCCGCCCTCTCAAGGCGGAGATCAGGGGTTCGAACCCCCTATGCGGCACAACCCATTTTCGATTTTCGATTTCTGATTTTCGATTTGCGCACATCCAATCGAAAGTCCAAAACCGAAAATCGAAAATTCTTTTTAGAGCGCGAATGCGCAAAAGCAAGCGTTTGACAATCATCCTCTTTTCGCAGATAAGAAAAAATATCCGCGTGTATCCGCGTTCATCCGCGTCCAAATAATTTTGGTTGCGGCTACGCGGCATTATGCTATAATC
The nucleotide sequence above comes from Chloroflexota bacterium. Encoded proteins:
- a CDS encoding type II toxin-antitoxin system PemK/MazF family toxin, translating into MVINQGDIYWIDFEESSGSGPGYRHPHVVVQNNLFNRSQIRTVVVCALTSNPKRADAPGNVLLNKKETNLPKDSVVNVSQIFTVDKSQLDEYVGTLAVKRVREILNGIKLVLDPRESE
- a CDS encoding imidazolonepropionase yields the protein MPIDLLIHSAAQVLTLAGDAPKRGATQGDLHILRDGAVAISGEHIVALGETSTISALADANTRVIDARGKIVLPGLVDAHTHVVFAGDRANEFEMRLQGATFLDLEKAGGGIMNTVRATRGASLGDLITQARARLDTMLAHGTTTAEVKTGYGLDLETESKMLTAISALDSAHALDLVPTFLGAHVVPEEYKGREDEYVTRVIEEMLPAVSKSKIENAVLGEAKDPKSKIFCDVFCDEGAFTLDQTRRILTRAQELGFGLRVHADEFANLGAASLAAELGAASADHLMVTRREDMRAMAKANTVAVLLPGTTFGLGKTNFADGRAFIEENVPVALASDINPGTCWCESLLFVIALACRYCKLTPDEAIAAATINAAASLGIADRVGSLENGKLADVIIANVPDYRHLAYRFGANPIETVIKRGRVV